ATCGTCTCGCAGTGACTTGCGGAGCCTGCGTATCTTTCGCCGCGACGGCTGACCGATGGTGGCGTACTCGGGAACCGCCTCAGGCCTGATGTACAACGGGCTGAGGAAACGGCGGCTCGATGGCAGGTACGGCGAGGGCTCAACCGGCGCGGCAGCCTGGGGTGCGTGCAGAGGATTGACCAGCACAAAACCGGCCTGCTGCTCACTGCCCGCCCAGGTGGCCAGATCCGCCAGGTCGGTGAAGTCCCCCATCCCCCAGGAATGCTTCGACGTGACACTGTAGAGCTGAGCGGCGTATCCCCACGTGCGATTGCCACGCATCCCCGATGGAAAACCCACGAATTTCGGAGTAATTATCAGCGCAGCAGAAGTGGTGCCCTCAGTGGATAGCGCCTCCAAGCGGTGGTAGCCCAGTGGCAGATCTGCCAGTTCGAAACTGGCCTCACCGCGGAGCTGGCCAGAGACTTCACGGTCTGAGATCCAGTTCTCCACCTGCGCCGCAGAACGTCTTTCACCACTTTCTAGAACGACATCGAGCGACACGTCCGAGCCAGCAGGAACATGCACGTCGATCCGCGCTACCTGTCCCTCTTCCACAACGGTGCAGGGCGGCAGCACACGCAGCCAGCGCTGCTCATCAAGCCAGGCCAGCGCCTCACCACAGGATTCCGGAGTATCGGCCCTTATCCCCATCGCCTGGAGGACCGCGGTAACGGTGGCCTCCGATATGAGCGCATGGTTTCCTTTCCAGTCCCAGAACTCCCGGGCTATTCCCAGGCGTTCCGCGAGCTCATCCAACTCAGCGGTCAGGTGTGACAAGGTTTCATTCCTCCTGGCTGGACAAAAGTCATTTCTTGACGACGATGGTCCCTGCCATCATGTCATGTACGGTCTGTTTCTTCTGCGTGAACAACGGCATCAGATAGCTGACCACGGGCAAGAACACCACGGCTCTGCCGATGAGACCGATGACCTCGACCCCAACGGCCCTGATGATGGAACGCCAGAGCCCGGGGGTCCGCTGGGAGGGGTCGCTGGCACGAGTGACGCGGATGCGCATGATCATTTTGCCGACGGTACCTCCGCAGACAGCGACGAGCACAGCCCGATAGATGACTCCCAGCACAGTGATGACAAGCATCGCGGGCTGCATCTCAGCGGTCAGCGCATCCAGGGTCTCGGATGAGTAGTACTGGCTGGCCCTGATCATCTCGTACATCCAGGCTTGCAGCCGTTCGAGGCTCCCCGGCGCGAATGCCTCAGCGACGATCTGGGAGGGGATGGCCAGCACCAGAGCATCGAGCAGAGTCGCAGCACACCGCGACCACCAGCCGGCATATCTGCTCCTGTCCTGAGAACGTCCCGGGGCATTGCCGTAGCTGCTCTGAGCCGCTGGCCTGCTGTTGGGGCGAGTGACACTGGACCAGGTGGCGCCATCCCAGTAGCGTTCATCGCCAGAACCAGCCGGATCGGGATACCACCCAGCGGACGGCTGTGAGGCGGAGTACTGCATGGCCACAAGGATGCCATCCAGGGTCAACGGGCACCACCGGGGTCATGCCAGTGTCACTCACCCGCTTCAGTCCCTCAAGGCCTCGGAACACGTGGCACAGCGGCAGCGGGCGGCCCGTCACGCCGCTGGAGGCATCTGGCCGGGCCCTGGGCATCGTGCGTTCCCGACGGCATAGGATTGAGGATCATGAGCGAGCTTTCCCCCGGTTCCCAGACAGTCCTCGACGAACGCACCGAGCTCAGGGACTCCGACGACCATGAACGCTTCAGCCACTATGTCCCCAAGAACAAGCTGGTCAAGGCCATGGTGACCGGGACACCCGTGGTCGCCTTGTGCGGAAAGGTATGGGTGCCCTCACGTAACCCGGAAAAGTACCCAGTGTGCCCAGAGTGCAAGGAGATCTGGCAGTCCATGAAGCCGGGTGATCCGGAAAACTGACGGGCTGGCGGGCTTGGGGACCTCACCGGTGAGATGTCGTCGAGACGACTCCCGGGGCCAGCCCTTCACACGAAAACTGCGGCCCGGGAATACCCCGGGCCGCAGGATTGGTCAGTAGCGGTAGTGGTCGGACTTGAACGGCCCGTTGACCGGAACCCCAAGATAATCGGCCTGCGCCTGCGTCAGGGTGCTGAGCTCCACCCCCAGGGAGGGCAGGTGCAGCCGCGCCACCTCCTCATCCAGGTGCTTCGGCAGCAGATAGACGCCCGGCGGATAGGCGTCCGTCCGGGTGAACAGCTCCATCTGGGCCAGCACCTGGTTGGTGAAGGAATTGCTCATCACGAAGGAGGGATGGCCTGTGGCGTTGCCGAGGTTCAGCAACCGTCCCTCGCTGAGCACGATCACCGCATGGCCGTCCGGGTAAATCCACTTGGCGACCTGCGGCTTGATCTCGACCTTCGTCACGTCATCCCGCGCGGCGAGCCCAGCCATGTCGATCTCGTTGTCGAAATGGCCGATGTTCCCGACGATGGCCTGATGCTTCATCTGCGACATATGTTCCTCAAGGATGATGTCGCGGCCTCCCGTGGCGGTGACGAAGATGTCACCGATGCCCACCACCGACTCAAGCCGCGCCACCTGGAACCCATCCATCGCGGCCTGCAGGGCGCAGATCGGATCGACCTCGGTGACGATCACACGAGCCCCCTGGCCCCGCAGCGACTCCGCGCAGCCCTTACCCACGTCGCCGTAGCCGCACACCACCGCCACTTTGCCGCCGATCAGCACGTCAGTAGCCCGGTTGATGCCGTCGATCAGGGAGTGGCGGCAGCCGTACTTGTTGTCGAACTTGGACTTGGTCACCGAGTCATTCACGTTGATGGCCCCGAACAGCAGGTTGCCGCCGCGGTGCATCTCATAGAGGCGATGAACCCCGGTGGTCGTCTCCTCAGTGACCCCGAGGATACCCGCGGCCAGGGCCTCGAAATCCAACTCTCCCAGCGCCTCCCTGAGCGCTGCCTTCAGGGCCAGGGCCTCCTCTGAGTCCGTGGGCTCATCGATGGGCACGGCCCCGGCACGCTGTGCCGCAACCCCCTCATGGACAAACAGGGTGGCGTCGCCGCCGTCGTCAAGGATTAGGTTGGGACGCTTCTCCCCTGGCCAGTCAAGAATCTGGCGGGTGCACCACCAGTATTCCTGCAGCGTCTCCCCCTTCCAGGCGAACACAGGCACGCCCTTCGGATCGTCAGGGGTGCCATCAGGACCAACGACAATCGCCGCCGCCGCATGATCCTGGGTTGAGAAGATATTGCAGGATGCCCAGCGAACCTCTGCGCCGAGCGCCACGAGGGTCTCAATGAGCACCGCGGTCTGGACAGTCATATGGATTGACCCGGCGATACGCGCCCCCGCCAAGGGCTGGGAGGCTGCGTATCGCTCGCGCATGGCCATCAGGCCAGGCATCTCATGCTCAGCGAGGGTGATCTCCTCACGGCCAAAACCGGCCAGGGACAGGTCTGCTACACGGAAATCGAACGTCACGCCCCGGAGTCTACGCCCGCAGCCAGATGCGTCAACGCCAGGTCGTATCCCCTCAGCCCGCACCCAACGATGATGCCCGCAGCCTTGGCAGACAGGACGCTGTGATGCCGGAAATCCTCACGGGCATGGACATTCGAGATATGCACCTCCACATAGGTGACGAGCGCAGCCGCATCCGCCACCGCATAGCTGTAGTGGGTCCACGCCCCTGCGTTGAGCACACAGGACACGCCAGCATCGGCGGCCTCATGGAGCCATTCGATGTAGCGGCCCTCATAGTCAGTCTGCCGCACCTCCACCTCAAGCCCGACCCCACGGCCGTACTCCACCAGGTGAGCGGCCAGATCCGCGTGGGTGGTGTGCCCATAGACCTCAGGCTGACGCCTGCCGAGCCGCCCGAGGTTGGGTCCGTTCAAGACATACGCCGCGCGCATCTGATCCCCTCTCACGCCTGGGTCCCACCCAGGCCGATACCCAGATAGGTGGCTGCGTAACGTCCCTGGAGAAGGAGGGTGACGTAACGCTCCACGTCGGAGGCGCCCAGCTCCGCGAGGCCAGAGGTGATGTGACACACCCGTACCCCGATGTCATTGGCCAGGCGGGTCAGCCGCCGGGCTGTCTCGGTCATCGGCTCCGGTACCTGATCCGCGTCGAGGAGAAGCAGCGCGGGATAGCTCTCAGCCTGCTGCTCGAACGGATCGGTGAACACGTCGCGCCGCGGCGAGTTGCACAACACCGCTTCAAGTTCCTCTGCGTCGGCGGCCAGTGCCAGGCGCCCACTGGCTCTGCGCAGAGTCTCAGCGATTCGCCTGGATGCACGTCCAGCGAGTGTCGTGCCACCCCACACCAGCGGGAAGGAGTCGGCCAGCCCGACGGCGAGGTCCTTACCTGGGTTGTCTCCCAGGGGACGGCCAGGTGAGCAGCGGGCTGCAACGCTGTCAGCGGCGGCCGCGGCAAGCTCCACATCCACCGCAGGCCCCAGTTCCAGCTGCCCTAGCAGTGCCAGCACCGCGATGGCAGCCGCCATGGGATCGTCGTGTGGCGTCGGCAGGTGAGTAGTCAAGGGCCCTGCCCCCGCCGCCGCCAGCGCGGATTCAGCCGGGGCAGCGGCGATGATCGTGGCCCCCCTGCGGACGGCCTCCGCCAGGCAGCGGACCTCCCAGGCCGGTGCGTCATGGGAGCCCAGCGCAACCACTAGGTCGAGTGGCCCCAGCCAGGCCGGAAGGGCAGGGCCGGGCCACGCGGTGAAGGGCACGGGACAGGTGGGCTCCAGAACGGCCCGGACCAGGCGCGCCTCCGCGCCCAGCACCAGCACCCCGCGTGGCCGGTCAGCCCGGGCCAGCCGTCCGACAGGCTCGCTCAGCGCAGCCCACCGGATACGAGCGCCCGCGGAAGCGAGCCACCACAGAGAGTCGTTGTCCACCAGATCATCCGCCTCAAGACGGGCATCGTCGAACCACCGCTGGGACATGGGAGACCTCACAGGGTGCCGCGGGCCTGATCGACCAGGAGAACGGGGATGCCGTCCTCCACGGGATAGGTTAGTCCACAAGTGGCAGAGGTACACACCAGCTCGGAGCGGTCATAGTCAACGGCGAACTTGGCGTGGCAGGCCGGGCAGGCGGCGATGGCCAGGAACTCCGCGGAAAGATCCATGGCGGCTTCACTCATCGGCTTCTCCTTCATCGGCACGGACGATGGCGAGCACCTCGTCACGCAACTGGGTCATGGTGTGGGTGTCGCGTGCCTCAACGTTCAGCCGAAGCAGAGGCTCTGTGTTGGATGGGCGCAGGTTGACCCACCATCCAGCTTCGGGATCACGGATTGTCAGGCCATCCCAGTATTCGATTTCCCCCCGTCCTTCGAAGGCTGCGGCGATCAGCTCCATGCTCGCCTGATGGTCGGTCACGGTTGAGTTGATCTCGCCCGACCGCTGGTAGCCGTCGAAACGGGCGGCGAGGCCTGACAGCGTGCCGGCGGAGACACGCAGCTGCTCCAGGACATGAAGGGCTGCGAGCACCCCGGTGTCTGCTCCCCAGAATTCACGGAAATAGTAATGCGCGGAGTGCTCGCCGCCGAAAATAGCATTTTCACCTGCCATGAGCGACTTCACAAAGGTGTGCCCGACTCGCGAGACCTGCACCCGGCCGAGTCCTGCGACCGCGTCGGCGACCGCCTGCGAGGTGATTGCGTTGACGACGACGACTCCCCCGGGTTCCTTGGTGAGTTCAGCCACCGCGATCATCGCGGTGATCACGGAGGGATCCACCACCTTGCCCCGCTCGTCAATCAGGAAGCATCGATCCGCATCACCGTCGAAGACCAGCCCGAGATCGGCTTCGTGCTGGCGCACCGCAGCCTGGGCATCCGCCAGATTCTCCAGCTCCAGGGGGTTTGCCGGATGATTCGGGAAGCTGCCGTCTGGTTCCATGTACAGCCCGATCAGTTCGACGTCCCGTCCGGCCAGGACAGCTGGGGCTATGAGACCAGCCATTCCGTTCCCCGCGTCGACAACCACTGTGAGCCGTCGTCCACCCGTCACCGGCACCAACTGGTTCAAATGGACGACGAACTCGGCGGTAAGGTCACGTTCCTCGTAGCCGCCCTGCACCTCGTCCCCGATGACCACTGAGCCGGCACGTTCCCGCAGCTCGGTGGTAAAACCGGGACGGACGGGAAAGGCATTGGCCATGCAGAATTTCATGCCGTTGTACATCGCCGGGTTGTGGCTGGCTGTGAACTGCACCCCGGGCAGCCCCAGGTGCCCAGAGGCAAACCAGAGCTGGTCGGTGGACGTCAGGCCAAGATTGACAACCGACGCTCCTGCCCTGCGGGCACCATCAGCAAAAGCCATGGACAGCTCTTTCCCGAGCTGCCGCATGTCGCGGCCCATCACGAACGTTTTCCCAGAAAGGCCAAGTAGTTCCACAAAAGCGGCACCCAGCTGACGCGCCCCGTCCAGATCCAGCTCTGGATCCTCACCCGTCACGATGCCGCGAATGTCGTTGGCCTTGAAGATCTGCTGCTTAAGCACGCCTTTGAGCTTAGCGTTCGCGCCCTGGTAGCGGCTCATTCCACGGTCGGAAGCAGGCGAAGATGTCCGCCTTTTCTTTTACCCGGCTTCTTGGGCTTCGGGGCGGGGGCGCGGTCCACAGGAGTGGTCGGCTCATCCTGCTCATCCCGTAACCCAATCTCGCGGACGGCATTCGCCAGCGCCACCAGATCGTCATCAGCCTCTGGTTCATTGCGTCTGCGGTCCAGCGGCAGCCGGATCACCTCCCATCCCATGGGGACAGAGGTCCGGGAGGCATGATCCGCGCACAGATCGAAGGCTCCGGGTACCATGACATCTGCCAGTGGCCCCAGGACTGCGGTCGAATCCGCATAGACATAGGTGAGCGTGGCCACAGCAGGCAGGCCGCAGGCGGTCCGGGAACAACGACGCACCATCGCAGCCTACCGCTTCCCAAGACTAGAGTTGTCGCATGCCACGCAGCCGCGACCGCCACGACCGAGGAATGCATGGGACCATCGCCCTGCCTGATTCCAACAACCGCAAAGCTGTTCCGCTGCATGCCCCAAACCGGGTCGAGTACTTCAACCAATGCGTGAAAGAAGCACTGGCCGCGATCGCTGAGATCGACCCACGGGCCCTTGACGGCACGGTTGTGGGAGTTGAAGACGTCCCTCTTCTCAAGACCGCCTGGTCAGGAGACCGGGTTCCCATGTCAGCTGCGCTGGAGCCGTCCAAGGGACGGCCAGCCCAGATCGTGATCTATGAACGCCCACTGGAACACCGCGCCAGCAACCGCTCGGCACTGCGTGCCCTGGTGCACCGCACGATCGTGGAGCAGCTCAGCGCGCTCACGGAACGTCCAGTCCGCGAATTGCTGGGCTACGAGCCGACAGACTGGGAGGACTGACAGGTCTCGCCGGGATGTAACTATCGGCTCGCTACGCATGGCGGGCTCTGAGAGGTTCCGCCCGCCCATGGGCTGGTACTGCAAACCAGTAGATCCCCACGCACAATCCCTCAGTGCAGTTCTGGGTCGAGCTCGGCCTCCAGCGGAGGAACCCCTCCCGAGCCCATCTGCTCCAGTGGCGCTGCCCAGGATCCGTTGTCCCCCGAGGACACGACAGCGCCGAACAACGGCTGCGCCGACTCGACCACAACTCGCTGACCCAGATCGGCCCCAGCGGGAAGACTGTGGACAGCGGTCTGCCCTGCCCCAACTGACACCGTCGAGGTTTCCTCTGCGCCCCCGGCACCGGTAGCGGTAACAGTGGCCTGAACCTCCGCCTGCCCCGGATTCGTCAGCTGCAGTACCCCACCGGGAGCGGTGAACGTGACCAGAGAGGTCGCCATGGTGACCGGTGCCACCTGAGCAGCATCTCCCAGAGTGAAGGACAGGCCAGCCATCACCGGCTCATCCGAGCTGACCTGAATCGCAGATGCCTCGCCCAGCAGGGCATTTTCCAGCGGGACTGAGACGCTCGAATGGGCCGGGATGCTGATGTTCCCACCTCCCTGCGGCTGGTAGGCGGGCGTGGTTCCGAAAGCGGTCAGGTTCGCAGTCGCGCGGGTCTCACCGGGATTTGCCAGCACCACCACGGTGCTGGTGGCACCTGCCGGGACTCCCGGAATCAGGTGGGAGGTGCCGAGCTGGGAAGGCGCGGATGCTGTGGCACTGGTCTGGGTCTGGGTGACAGCCATCACTGCGGCACGACCTCGGCTGGCTTTGAAGGCCACCCCGACCGGTGTTGCCTCGGAGGTCAGGATCGACAGGGCGATGGTGCGTTCCTGGTGGGCAGCCAGTGCGATACCCCGGGCCCCCAGTGACTGGATCTCACCATCCGCCCCGTAGAGGGTCAGATCGACCGCAGCTTCCGAGGCATCCGGGTTCACGAGCCGAAGCTGGGTGTCCGCTGTCGCGGGAAGCGCGATGACGCCCTGCGACACGGGTTTGACGCACTGCGTCAGGGTGCGCACAGAACCGGTCCCTGCCAGGGCACCACCCACCGGCGTGGTGGTGCCCTCGGCGACGACCGAGCTCTCCTGTTCCCGCAGCACGGCACGATCCGTTTCGCTGGCCGGCCCTCCCAGAGGAGTGACGGTGGTGGTGTTGTCTACCATCACGGTTGCACCGGAGGCAGCAGGAACGCACACCACCTTCGACGACCGCGCCGCCTCGACAGTGCTGACTCGCGGCAAGTCAGCCGGGGTCAGGGTGGTGATCCCTATGACGATGCCGGTCAGGGCCGCAAACCCGATGAGGGTTTCAAGAACGCGCCGCATCATTCCTCCAGTCCACGACGGGCAGCCGAAGAGCCACCGATGGTGGGGGCGGCCAGGCCCGCGATCAACACCACGACACCGATCTGCAGGCCGAACGTCCCCCAGCTGGGAGCCAATTGCCAGCTCAGCTGTCCCTCAGCCCCGGCAGGAACGGTGAAAGACACATTTTCGTCACCGGAGATCCGGCTGAGTTCCTGTCCACCAATGCTGACCCGCCAGCGGTCGTCAGAGGGCTCAGCCAACACGAGGCGCCGCTCGGCGCCAGAGGCTGAGACATAGCCTTCCAGAACAGCCTGGCTGCTCTCGCCGTCGATGATGCGAGCGCGGGCTGGCAACTCCACCACAGTCCATATCACGACATCCTGGTCCAGTGGAGCAGACGTCAATCCGGCTGCGTTCCCCACGGCAGCCAGTTGCTCAGCGCTGAACCCCTTCATCCAGACGTGACCGACTCCAAGTGCTTTCAGCCGGTCCGCCAGGTCCTCTGGGGTATCACCGCCGCCAAACAGCTGAACCAGCGCCGCGAAATCGTTGTAGAAGGCCCCGACCGGATTGCGTTCCGCCGTACCCCAGGTGGGCTGGGAGGAGTCGGCCACATTCCACTTCAACCCTCCGTCGGATTTTGCCTCGATCATCAGGACCCGCGTCTGGCGAGCCGACACGATCACGTCATGGACATACCCCAGCTGGGAGGGGTGATTGGACACTGGCCCGGCGAAGCCCATCACAGCCCACACCCCAGCCGCCAGCAGCGATGCTGCGGTCAACCCTGAGAGCAGGACCCGCAGGTCGAGGCGTGCTTGCTCATCCCGGAGCCTCATGGCGATGACCGGAGCCAGCAGCCCTGCGACGGTCAACAAGGCCCAGCCGGAGAGCAGGGCCCGGGCCTCCCCGCCGTTGACCGGCAGCGCAGTGCGGGAAAGCACCACACCGATGACCAGCGGAACACCGATTCCGGCGATGGCAACCATGCGGTAGCGCGTGCTACGGAGAGTGCAGATGGCATACCCCGCAGCCAGACCCAGCACCGCGAAGAACGCTATGTTGGCCCACTGCGGCAGCCCGGAAGGCAGGATACGGCCGAATAGGGTGGCCAGGGACGCTGGTGGCCAGGCGGGCCAGGCGAGCGGATCCGGCCCTGTCAGGATGCGTCCCGGATGGGAGAACAAGGACGGGAACCAAGGCGCCAGGAAAGCCGCCGGCAGAACGATGGCGATCATCACGGGAAGCCAGACGTGACGGTCACGGATCACCCAGATGATCCCGCCAACCAAGCCGAGCGGCAGAAGAACAGGCCATGCTGCGGCCCCCACCAGCAGCCAACCGGCAGCACTCGCAGGGGCCCGGAGTCTTTCGGCGCCAGTGCTGTCGTCAATTGCGATCCTGTGTATCGCGGAGGCTAGCTGAGGCAGCACTATCGCCAACACCATCCCCGCGATGTCGCCGGCAGTGACCAGGCCCAGCAGGATGACGGCACCAGCCCAGACACCTGAGGCGATTGCGGAAGTGGTCAAGGTGACCCCGCAACGACGTAGGAAGCTGTGAGCGGACAACGCCGCCAGCAAGGGCGCCAACCCCAAAGCGAGAAAAACCAGGAGCTGTGGGCTTCCGAATGCCAGGGTCGACAGAAAAGCCCCGATCGACAGCCAGGGAGCATCAGCCCCCGCTGCTCCGGCCACAGGACTCAGCGCAAGCTCCCAGGCCTTACCGAGAGTGGCCGGAGCAGGGAGCAGTCCACCGCCAAAAACGTCTCCGAGTCCGAACAGCCCCCGCAGCGCTACCCCTCCAGCGACGATTAGCAGCAGGGTGAGAATCGACAGTGGGGCGAGGAATCGCCGCCGCGTGGGACCACCTGCAAAGTCGTCGCCCGTCATCTCATCGATACTGAATCCTGACTCCTGGCTGGTGAAGTCACGATAACGATCGGCCATATCGGCGCCCAGCCGGTCGAGCGCATTGCGGACAGGCCAGTGACGGCTGGGCAACAGGTGAGAAACGTCTATGCGATCCACTGAGCGAGCAGCAAGGTGTGCGACCTGGTCCCGGGTCGCGATAAACCGCCTGGCGGCTCTGAGTTCAGCACCTGCCAGCCGCGGTGACTTCGCAAGCAGGAAACCCAGGGACCGCAGGACACTGCCCACCACGAGCCGGGCGGTCTTAGATGGCTTCGGGCCGCGGGCGGCAGCCACTCGTAGAGCGGCCAGGCGATCGACTTCATGCGACTCCCGGGCGAAAGCACCGCGCCGCTCCCCCGTCCGTCCGGACTGGCGATGCGTCAGTGCCGCATCGGGCCAGGTGATGACGCCGTAGCCGGCCTCGTTGGCACGCCAGCCGAAATCCACCCCATCACGGTGCAGTGGCAGTTCCGGGGCAAGCCCACCCAGCTGGTGCCAGACATCGCCTCGGATGAGCATCCCTGCCGTCGATCCACCCAATATCGGCTGTGAGATCTCCTGGCCCTGATCGATATCACCCTCATCGACGGTCCCCACACGCCGTCCCGTCGGGGTAATGGACTGTCCAACCTCCGCGAGAGTCTCAGGATAGTTCCGGCGGCGCGGCTGAAGCAGCTTCGGGAATATGACTGCAGCCCCCGTGCTGGAGGCGCCACGCAGTAACTGCCCTAGAGCATCCGGGTGGGGCGCTGAATCGTCATGCAACAGCCAGATCCATGGGGCATGGGGCGGCAGTGCCGCGGCAACTGCCGCCCCAAAGCCGAAATCAGGATTCCCCCTGACAACGCTACTGATGACTCCAGCCGCACGAGCCTGCTCCAGCAGTCGGCCCGACTCATCGGTGGAGCCGTTGTCCACTGCTATGAGAATCCCAGGCCTAGGGTTCAGAGCGGAAAGTGCGCGAAGCTGACGCGGTAACCACTCGCCCGCATTGTGAACCACCATGACCGCGGCAACCATGCGCGGATCTATCGTCTCGAATGGCTCGGAATCCGACTCCTCGTCGATCCAGGCCCAGAGATTGTCTGTTGTCGCCTGACCCGTCAAGCCGGTTCCTCCTGTCAGCAGACCCCTAGATTCTCTAGCGGCACTCCCAGACGATAGCCCACTCGACGCCCCGACGGCTCAGCGGAACCACTTCAGATAGCCTGGCGTTTCAACTTTCGGCGTTCACGTTCCGAAAGCCCTCCCCAGATTCCGAAACGTTCATCATTGGCCAACGCGTATTCCAAGCACTCAGCGCGTACTGTGCAACTCGAGCACACGCGCTTCGCCTCGCGGGTTGACCCCCCCCTTCTCCGGGAAAAATGCCTCAGGATCCGTCTGTGCACACAGTGCATGCTGGTGCCAGGCGAATTCATCTTCGGCGTTCACCCCCAACGTCCAGATGTCGTCCATTTTGCCCCCTCTCTGGCCCAAATTACACACGTGCGGTTCCTTCGCGTCAAGCCCGTCCGGCGAGTCGGCTTGCATCGAGGCCGGGCGGACAATCCAGCTTGTATCCACAACCGTCCCCCATCTCCCTGAAGGGCGAAACCGCCAGGAAAAACCACTGTCCCGTTCTCACCGTCAAGACCATCGCGGCCAGCATGCCGGACAATCTGACGCCTCCATGGGCGTGTCTGCCAGAGGGATGGGATCCCCGGCAGTAAGATTAAATTGAAGGTTGAAGATATGCGTCAATCCTACCTGTGCCACGGAGGGGAGCAATCCAGATCCCTAGCCCCAACTGTCCTCCGTTTGGCTAGGCAGTCACATGCTTGTCGTCCTCATGGCCAGGTACACCCCTCTCCGGCCATGAGAACGTTCTCTCGTCAGGCGTATTCGGCACCAAGGTGATCATGGACCAGGGCGACCAGTTCCCGGATCCTCCCGGTCTCGGCAAGAGGCGCGACGAGAGTCGCAGTCAGGGTATGGACCACGAGACAGTCACGGAGACCCAGAGTGGCCACAACATGCCCGTCACTAGTGGTGTTGATGATCACGCAGCCTGAAGAGTCCAAGGTTATGCTGCGCCCATCAACGCGGTTTCCATGCTCATCCAGTAGGAACTGCTCAGCAAGATTCTGATAACTGCCCACGTCGATCCAGGATGTTTCCAGCCCGACCGTGAGCACCTCGGCGCTGCCCTGGCCCAGAGAGACAGGCTGCATGATCGCGTAGTCGACAGAAGTCTTCTGAAGGCTGGGGAACAACTCGTCTAGGAGTTCATTGTGCGCAGCAATTCTGCGCACTTTCTCAGCAGTGTCTGGCACAAGCGTCTCCAGCTGGGCCAGAAGTGTCGCGGCACGCCAGACGAACATCCCGGCATTCCACCAGTACTCCCCGGAGGCAACGTAGCGCCTCGCGACAGACAGCTCGGGCTTCTCTTTGAACTCCGAGACCCGCCAGACCCCTCTCAGCCCGTCGACAGGGCTATCGCGATGCAGGTAACCAAATCCCGTATGGGGCTCGGTCGGGAGCACCCCCATGGTCACCAGCGCTTGCTCCCTGAACTCAGCAACCTCGAATGCGAGTTCCAGGGTCGCGCGGAACTCTTCGGCAGGGGTGATGATGTGATCGGCACTCAGCATCGCTACCACGGCCTCAGGGTCCCGGCGCTCGAGGACCGCCGCCGACCAGGCGACTGCACTCAGCGAGTCGCGGCCCACAGGTTCTCCCAGCAAATTCTCCTCCGGGAGCTCCGGAAGCTGCCGGGCAACGACATCCGCATATGTCCGGGACGTGCACACGAGAATCCGGGCATCGGGTACAAGGCCCGCCACCCGTTCATATGCGAGCCGCAACAGGCTCTTGCCGTCGAACAACTCCAAAAGCTGCTTGGGCGTTCCCTGCCTGGAGAGAGGCCACAACCTCGTGCCCGAACCGCCCGCCATGATCACCACGTAGCGCATGCGAAGACTCTAGTGGGACGCGACGCCCTTACCTGGGCGATTCACAGAACCAAGAGATCGTGTCTGTGGAAATCATCTGCGTGGTGGCACCACGGGGATCCCGTGCTCTAGTCAATGAAACCTCGCCAGCGACGGCCCAGGGAAACGTGAGCTCCTGGTCTTCACTGGCGAGCTCTCTAAGATCAGGGCATGTTCATCAAGCAGCTCCACGC
The sequence above is drawn from the Arachnia rubra genome and encodes:
- a CDS encoding glycosyltransferase family 2 protein, whose amino-acid sequence is MTGQATTDNLWAWIDEESDSEPFETIDPRMVAAVMVVHNAGEWLPRQLRALSALNPRPGILIAVDNGSTDESGRLLEQARAAGVISSVVRGNPDFGFGAAVAAALPPHAPWIWLLHDDSAPHPDALGQLLRGASSTGAAVIFPKLLQPRRRNYPETLAEVGQSITPTGRRVGTVDEGDIDQGQEISQPILGGSTAGMLIRGDVWHQLGGLAPELPLHRDGVDFGWRANEAGYGVITWPDAALTHRQSGRTGERRGAFARESHEVDRLAALRVAAARGPKPSKTARLVVGSVLRSLGFLLAKSPRLAGAELRAARRFIATRDQVAHLAARSVDRIDVSHLLPSRHWPVRNALDRLGADMADRYRDFTSQESGFSIDEMTGDDFAGGPTRRRFLAPLSILTLLLIVAGGVALRGLFGLGDVFGGGLLPAPATLGKAWELALSPVAGAAGADAPWLSIGAFLSTLAFGSPQLLVFLALGLAPLLAALSAHSFLRRCGVTLTTSAIASGVWAGAVILLGLVTAGDIAGMVLAIVLPQLASAIHRIAIDDSTGAERLRAPASAAGWLLVGAAAWPVLLPLGLVGGIIWVIRDRHVWLPVMIAIVLPAAFLAPWFPSLFSHPGRILTGPDPLAWPAWPPASLATLFGRILPSGLPQWANIAFFAVLGLAAGYAICTLRSTRYRMVAIAGIGVPLVIGVVLSRTALPVNGGEARALLSGWALLTVAGLLAPVIAMRLRDEQARLDLRVLLSGLTAASLLAAGVWAVMGFAGPVSNHPSQLGYVHDVIVSARQTRVLMIEAKSDGGLKWNVADSSQPTWGTAERNPVGAFYNDFAALVQLFGGGDTPEDLADRLKALGVGHVWMKGFSAEQLAAVGNAAGLTSAPLDQDVVIWTVVELPARARIIDGESSQAVLEGYVSASGAERRLVLAEPSDDRWRVSIGGQELSRISGDENVSFTVPAGAEGQLSWQLAPSWGTFGLQIGVVVLIAGLAAPTIGGSSAARRGLEE
- a CDS encoding mannose-1-phosphate guanylyltransferase, giving the protein MRYVVIMAGGSGTRLWPLSRQGTPKQLLELFDGKSLLRLAYERVAGLVPDARILVCTSRTYADVVARQLPELPEENLLGEPVGRDSLSAVAWSAAVLERRDPEAVVAMLSADHIITPAEEFRATLELAFEVAEFREQALVTMGVLPTEPHTGFGYLHRDSPVDGLRGVWRVSEFKEKPELSVARRYVASGEYWWNAGMFVWRAATLLAQLETLVPDTAEKVRRIAAHNELLDELFPSLQKTSVDYAIMQPVSLGQGSAEVLTVGLETSWIDVGSYQNLAEQFLLDEHGNRVDGRSITLDSSGCVIINTTSDGHVVATLGLRDCLVVHTLTATLVAPLAETGRIRELVALVHDHLGAEYA